From a single Brassica oleracea var. oleracea cultivar TO1000 chromosome C5, BOL, whole genome shotgun sequence genomic region:
- the LOC106343549 gene encoding V-type proton ATPase subunit E2 — MKTKFWHQKVGSSSSRKSYKIEFEKEVCDCFCLCVRERDMNDADVSKQIQQMVRFIRQEAEEKANEISISAEEEFNIERLQLLETAKRKLRQDYDRKLKQVDIRKRIDYSTQLNASRIKYLQAQDDVVTSMKDSAAKDLLRVSNDKNAYKKLLKALIVESLLRLKEPSVLLRCREMDKKVVESIIEDAKKQYADKAKVASPKITIDEKVFLPPPPNPKQPDSHDPHCSGGVVLASQDGKIVCENTLDARLDVAFRQKLPQIRTRLVGAPETSRA; from the exons ATGAAAACGAAGTTTTGGCACCAAAAAGTGGGGTCTAGCTCCTCTCGCAAGAGTTATAAAATAGAGTTTGAGAAGGAAGTTTGTGATTGTTTTTGTTTGTGTGTGAGAGAGAGAGATATGAACGACGCAGATGTGTCAAAGCAGATACAACAGATGGTCCGGTTCATCCGGCAAGAGGCGGAAGAGAAAGCTAACGAGATCTCGATCTCCGCTGAGGAGGAATTCAACATAGAGAGACTTCAGCTTCTCGAGACTGCCAAGCGTAAGCTCCGTCAAGATTATGATCGCAAGCTCAAGCAGGTCGATATCCGCAAGCGCAT CGACTACTCGACGCAGCTGAATGCTAGTAGGATTAAGTACCTTCAAGCACAAGATGACGTTGTCACCTCCATGAAAGACTCTGCGGCTAAGGACCTTCTTCGTGTCTCCAACGACAAGAACGCGTACAAAAAGCTTCTCAAGGCTCTCATCGTTGAG AGTTTGCTGCGGCTGAAAGAGCCATCAGTGCTGCTGAGATGCAGAGAGATGGACAAGAAGGTTGTTGAGTCAATCATCGAGGATGCTAAGAAACAGTATGCAGATAAAGCGAAAGTCGCGTCTCCTAAGATAACCATCGACGAGAAAGTGTTCCTCCCTCCACCTCCTAATCCTAAGCAACCTGATTCACATGACCCTCACTG CTCGGGCGGGGTGGTGCTGGCATCTCAAGATGGAAAGATTGTCTGCGAGAATACTTTAGACGCACGCCTAGACGTCGCCTTCAGACAGAAGCTTCCCCAG